In a genomic window of Phalacrocorax aristotelis chromosome 8, bGulAri2.1, whole genome shotgun sequence:
- the LOC142060772 gene encoding neuropeptide Y receptor type 6-like, with translation MSKAIQHPSEIPSNQTISNISYSQFLNFDTCQPSFLAEFLLITAYTLVTIVGLFGNLCLIIIIKRRKEAQNVTNILIANLSLSDVLICIMCIPVTVAYTLMDYWIFGEAMCKISSFIQSISVTVSIFSLVLIAIERYQLIVNPRGWKPSISHAYWGILFIWGFSLTISIPFLIFHQLTDEPFKHLSFHSDFYKDKVACIEAWPSVTERLIFTTSLLVFQYCFPLGFIFICYLRIFVCLQRRHSKIDRMRENESRLSENKRINMMLISIVVTFAACWLPLNIFNVVFDWNYEALMSCNHNLAFTICHLVAMISTCINPIFYGFLNKNFQKDLIVLGHQCRCSASQEEYENIALSNLQTDASKASLKLNNPPVDI, from the coding sequence ATGAGTAAAGCCATTCAGCATCCCAGTGAGATTCCGTCTAATCAAACTATCTCAAACATTAGCTATTCTCAGTTCTTGAACTTTGATACATGCCAACCTTCCTTCCTTGCAGAATTCTTGCTTATTACCGCCTACACATTAGTTACCATAGTGGGGCTTTTTGGAAATCTTTGCctgattattataataaagaGACGGAAAGAAGCTCAAAACGTTACCAACATTTTGATTGCCAACCTCTCTTTATCAGATGTCTTGATCTGTATCATGTGTATTCCTGTCACAGTTGCATATACCTTAATGGACTACTGGATATTTGGGGAAGCTATGTGTAAAATAAGTTCTTTCATACAAAGTATATCTGTCACGGTCTCCATTTTCTCACTCGTACTCATTGCTATTGAGAGATACCAGTTAATTGTGAACCCACGTGGCTGGAAGCCTAGTATTTCACATGCTTACTGGGGAATTCTTTTCATCTGGGGGTTTTCCCTCACAATAtccattccttttttaatatttcaccaATTAACTGACGAACCCTTCAAACATCTGTCTTTCCATAGTGATTTCTACAAGGACAAGGTTGCTTGCATCGAAGCATGGCCATCCGTTACAGAACGACTGATTTTTACCACTAGTCTGCTGGTTTTCCAGTACTGCTTCCCActggggtttatttttatctgcTATCTCAGGATATTTGTGTGTCTTCAAAGGAGACATAGTAAAATAGACAGGATGAGAGAGAATGAGAGCAGACTGAGTGAAAACAAAAGGATTAATATGATGTTGATATCAATTGTTGTGACTTTTGCAGCTTGCTGGTTGCCTCTCAATATATTCAATGTTGTTTTTGACTGGAACTATGAGGCACTAATGAGCTGTAATCACAATCTAGCATTTACAATATGCCACCTTGTGGCCATGATCTCAACGTGTATCAATCCCATCTTTTATGGATTTCTCAATAAGaattttcagaaggatttgatAGTATTAGGTCACCAATGCAGATGCTCAGCATCACAAGAGGAATATGAAAATATTGCCCTTTCAAATCTGCAAACCGATGCATCTAAGGCAtctctgaaattaaataatccCCCTGTTGATATCTAA
- the HNRNPA0 gene encoding heterogeneous nuclear ribonucleoprotein A0: MENSQLCKLFIGGLNVQTTEAGLREHFAAYGTLTDCVVVLNPQTKRSRCFGFVTYSAVEEADAAMAASPHAVDGNAVELKRAVSREDSAKPGAHAKVKKLFVGGLKGDVGEGDLVQHFSQFGPVEKAEIIADKQSGKKRGFGFVYFQNHDAADKAAVVKFHPIQGHRVEVKKAVPKEDIQSGGGGGGSSRPSRGGRGGGRGRGGGGSGNRDHNGLSKGGGGYNSYGGYGGGGGGGGGYGSYGSGSYGGGGGGGGGDYGNGYGGFGSYSQHQSSYGPMKSGGGGGGGGGNWGGRSNSGPYRGGYGGGGYGGGSF; the protein is encoded by the coding sequence ATGGAGAACTCGCAGCTATGCAAGCTGTTCATCGGCGGCCTGAACGTGCAGACCACGGAGGCCGGGCTGCGGGAGCACTTCGCGGCCTACGGTACCCTCACCGACTGCGTGGTCGTGCTCAACCCGCAGACCAAACGCTCCCGCTGCTTCGGCTTCGTCACCTACTCGGCGGTGGAGGAGGCCGACGCCGCCATGGCCGCCTCCCCCCACGCTGTGGACGGGAACGCGGTGGAGCTGAAGCGGGCCGTGTCCCGGGAGGACTCGGCCAAACCGGGGGCCCACGCTAAGGTGAAGAAGCTCTTTGTGGGCGGTCTCAAAGGGGACGTAGGCGAAGGGGACCTGGTGCAGCACTTCAGCCAGTTCGGCCCCGTGGAGAAGGCTGAGATCATCGCCGACAAACAGAGCGGGAAGAAGCGCGGCTTCGGTTTCGTCTATTTCCAGAACCACGATGCCGCCGACAAGGCGGCCGTGGTCAAGTTCCATCCGATCCAGGGCCACCGCGTGGAGGTCAAGAAAGCCGTGCCCAAGGAGGACATCCAGtcgggcggcgggggcggcggctcctccAGGCCCTCccggggaggcagaggaggaggaaggggtcGGGGCGGCGGCGGATCCGGTAACCGGGATCACAACGGCCTTTCCAAAGGAGGCGGCGGATACAACAGCTACGGCGGCTACGGCGGAGGaggtggcggcggcggtggtTACGGCTCCTATGGCAGCGGCTCTTAcggaggcggcggcggagggggaGGCGGCGACTACGGCAACGGGTACGGCGGGTTCGGCAGCTACAGCCAGCACCAGTCCTCCTACGGCCCCATGAAGAGCGGCGGAGGAGGTGGCGGAGGGGGCGGCAACTGGGGGGGCCGCAGTAACAGTGGACCGTACAGAGGAGGCTATGGTGGGGGAGGCTACGGGGGCGGCTCTTTCTGA